In one Hymenobacter sp. DG25B genomic region, the following are encoded:
- the ftsZ gene encoding cell division protein FtsZ, producing the protein MDFKFDIPSQSKSIIKVIGVGGGGSNAVNHMFSQGIKDVEFVICNTDKQALHSSSVPNKLQIGVDLTEGLGAGANPERGKQAAIESREQIRELLSNGTKMVFITAGMGGGTGTGAAPVIAKVAKELGILTVGIVTAPFLFEGKKKRQQAEHGIRELSDNCDTVLVILNDKLREIFGNLPIRAAFAKADNVLSTAAKSIAEIITVTSEVNVDFEDVKTVMKDSGAAVMGSSITEGENRARRSAEEALASPLLNNTDIHGAQKILLSIMSGDQAELEMDELTEITEYIQDKAGQDAEVIFGHGIDSTLGQSIRVTVIATGFARDTHNINTQFSAHRSEPTELTPDPQINIFDKDRQDASVTSPMVPTFGTPVAATPVVETAPVTPEPPKVTFDLETSPAAYVPPVAAPSTPMSEPVVYQQPEPVAASPVRAPQQDARIDERRRRLQELSNGLSNEVIKDQLETPAYLRRQVKLENVVPSSERNISRFNLSDDNELLGDNRFLHDNVD; encoded by the coding sequence ATGGATTTTAAATTCGATATTCCTTCTCAATCCAAATCCATCATTAAGGTGATTGGCGTGGGTGGCGGCGGTTCCAACGCCGTGAACCACATGTTCAGCCAGGGCATTAAGGACGTGGAATTCGTTATCTGCAACACCGATAAGCAGGCGCTGCACAGTTCATCTGTGCCCAACAAGCTGCAGATCGGGGTAGATTTAACGGAAGGCCTTGGGGCCGGCGCAAACCCTGAGCGGGGCAAGCAGGCGGCCATTGAAAGCCGGGAGCAGATCCGGGAGCTGCTGAGCAATGGCACCAAAATGGTGTTCATTACGGCGGGTATGGGTGGAGGTACCGGAACCGGTGCGGCCCCCGTTATTGCCAAAGTAGCCAAGGAGCTGGGTATTCTGACGGTAGGCATTGTAACCGCTCCTTTCCTTTTCGAAGGCAAGAAGAAGCGCCAGCAGGCCGAGCATGGTATCCGGGAGCTGAGCGACAACTGCGACACCGTTTTGGTAATTCTTAACGATAAGCTGCGCGAGATTTTCGGCAATCTGCCCATCCGCGCCGCCTTCGCCAAAGCTGATAACGTGCTGAGCACGGCCGCCAAATCTATTGCCGAAATCATTACCGTAACGAGCGAAGTCAACGTTGACTTTGAAGACGTGAAAACGGTGATGAAGGACAGCGGGGCCGCCGTAATGGGCTCGAGCATCACGGAAGGTGAAAACCGCGCCCGTCGCTCGGCCGAGGAGGCGCTGGCTTCGCCACTGCTCAACAACACCGACATTCACGGGGCGCAGAAAATCCTGCTTTCCATTATGTCTGGTGATCAGGCCGAGCTGGAAATGGATGAACTCACGGAAATTACAGAGTACATTCAGGACAAAGCAGGTCAGGACGCGGAAGTTATCTTCGGTCACGGCATCGACTCTACGCTGGGCCAGAGCATCCGCGTAACGGTTATTGCCACCGGCTTTGCCCGCGACACGCACAACATCAACACGCAGTTCAGCGCGCACCGCAGCGAGCCAACTGAGCTGACGCCCGACCCGCAGATTAACATCTTCGATAAGGACCGTCAGGACGCGTCGGTTACCTCGCCTATGGTGCCTACGTTTGGTACCCCGGTTGCCGCTACGCCCGTGGTAGAAACGGCTCCCGTAACGCCGGAGCCGCCAAAGGTGACCTTTGATCTGGAAACCTCGCCGGCTGCTTATGTGCCGCCGGTAGCCGCGCCTTCTACGCCCATGTCGGAGCCTGTGGTGTATCAGCAGCCGGAGCCGGTAGCTGCTTCGCCGGTTCGTGCTCCTCAGCAGGATGCCCGCATTGATGAGCGCCGCCGTCGTTTGCAGGAGCTGAGTAATGGCCTGAGCAATGAGGTGATTAAAGATCAGCTGGAAACTCCCGCCTATCTGCGCCGTCAGGTAAAGCTGGAAAACGTGGTGCCTTCCAGTGAGCGGAACATCTCGCGCTTCAACCTTTCTGACGATAACGAACTGCTGGGCGACAACCGCTTCCTGCACGATAACGTGGACTAA